The sequence GTTGTCCGAAACCTATGTGAATCAAACACAATTCGTGCGTATCAAAAAACTATTGGCACTTTTTTTATTGATTTCCTTTTTCTTGATAGGAATTCGGGACTTCATTGTGCTCATACAAACTGGAACGTACTTACACTCTTTTGATACATTCTATACCGTTTTAATTTTTACGGATATTACCATTGTTTTGGTTGCATTGCGCTATACCATCAATTATTATCGTGTTTTTCGGTACACCGCATTTGTTCTGGCCACTATCCTTATCCGGATTTCACTCACCATTGAACCTTATTACAATGTAGCCATTGGGGTATTGACCTCAATTTTCGTCCTGATTTTAGCAATAATATATAACCATCTGCAGAAATGGCTTACGAAAAGAGAATTGACAACTTAAACCTTTAATACATGGAAAACACTTCACAAAATTCAAAAGAAAATACAGATTCAGCTTTAAGACCTATTCCAAAAAATGAACGCCAACCCTGGTATGTTCCCGCTTTCATTTTTGGTGGATTGGAATTTTGCATCCCTGTACTATTGGTTGGGGGAATTCTAATTGGAAGTTTTAGTTTAATCGAGATCATTGGAATTTTGTTGATTGGTCTGGTTTTCTTTCAATGGATTGGAAATGCAATACAAGGTTACATTGGTGCAAAAACAGGATTGACATCATCTGCATTGGCTGCATTGAGTTTTGGAAAAGAGCAGTCTCGAATAATTGTGGGTATCGTTATTTTAGTTTTGACATTGGGCTGGTGGGCGATTCAGACTTCCGTGGCTGCAGATGCTTTTAGTGCCTTGTTGGGAATCAACAAAAACGAGAATCTGTTTTTATATATTTTGAGTACTACAATTATCGGATTGCTTTTTGCCATTCCTTCAATATTGGGATACGCGTCTATCAAATGGGTAGATTATATAGCCATTCCTGCAGGCTTACTGTTAGTTACAGTAGCGCTATATCTTTCTTTCAATAATCTTGGTTGGGAAAAAATATCCACCTGGAACCCTGAAGGTAGTATGTCATTTATTGAAGCCATTAATTTGGTCATCAGTATCAATGTTGCCCAGTGGTTAATTGCACCGGATTATACAAGATTTGCAAAACCCACTTGGAAGGATAATATTTTAATTCCACTAGGAATAATAATAGTCGGTTTTCCATTGTTCATTGTAGGTGGAATCATGTCCATTGGCACTGGAAACTCAGATATCGTACAGGTCATGCAAGAGCTGGGTTTTCCAGCTTGGGGTTTTGTTGTTTTATGGGTAGCCACATGGACGAGTCAACTAGTAAGCAACTATACTGGTGGCCTGGTATTGTGCAATATGTTCAATTTAAATGATGGGAAGAGCAGAAAAATATTGACGTTGGTGTTTGCTCTTGTCGGCATTCTATTGGCACTACTGGGCATTATGAATCAGTTTGTTAATTTTTTATATGCAACAGCTCTCATTATTCCAGTTATTGCAGGTGTTATTATGAGTCACTACTTTTTTATTGATAAGACCATGGTAACATCAAAAAAATCATGGAACTTGCTGGCGACAATCAGTATAATCATTGGACTATTGGTTGGGTATCTCACCCAATACGTGTATCCCATTGGTATACCTGCCGTTCTATCCTTGATAGTCTCAGGAGCACTATATCTTCTTTTAAATAATTTATTGAATACCAAAATAGATGACAAAAATATTTGACAATACTGAAATCGCTTTGGCCCTAAAATCAGATTCAGACCTGGACAGAGCTCTTTTTTTATTCGAATTAATAAAGAAAGAACCTTTGGTTAAAATTGGAGCAGCAGTTACAAAATTTGCCCTAAAAGCCAACTTGCCAGTTGAAAAATTAATTCGTTCTACTGTATTCGACCATTTTTGTGGAGGCATCAATGAAAAAGATTGCCTCACTGTTATAAACAAAATGCATACAAAAAATGTACATGCAGTTTTGGATTATTCGGCCGAAGGCAAAGAAGAAGAAAAACAATTCGATTATGCGGTACAGAAAACCTTAAAAACTTTGGAGCACGCCAAAGAGAACAGTGCTATACCTTTTGTGGTATTTAAGCCCACTGGTTTTGGGAGGTTTAAAATTTATCAGAAACTCACAGAGGGTGATTCTTTAGATGAATCTGAGAAGGATGAATGGATGACAATCAAGGAGCGTTTCAATGTGGTTTGCAGCAAAGCATTTGAATACAATATTCCAGTTCTAATTGATGCGGAAGAAAGTTGGATGCAAAGTGCAGCGGATGAACTTGTAGAAGAAATGATGCAAAAATATAATGACGAACAGGTCATCGTTTTTAATACATTACAAGCCTATCGGTGGGATAGGCTGGATTATTTAAAGAATCTGCACCAAAAAGCTAAAACCAGAGGATTTAAAATTGGCATGAAACTCGTTAGAGGTGCCTATATGGAAAAAGAAAGGGAAAGGGCTTTGTCCAATGGGTATAAAGATCCAATATGTATTGATAAAAATGCAACAGACATGTTATATAATGAAGCTCTAAAATATATGTTGAGTAATTTAAATGACATAGCCCTATTTGCCGGGACCCATAATGAAGATAGTTCATATTTACTAATGGACATGATGAAGGAAAAGGCACTTTCTGAGAATGATAAAAGAATTTGGTTTGGCCAGTTGTACGGAATGAGCGACCATATAAGCTACAATTTATCGGACAACGGATATAATGTAGCAAAATACCTTCCCTTTGGTCCTGTTAAAGATGTTATGCCATATTTAATTCGGAGGGCAGAGGAAAATACTTCCGTTGCAGGCCAGACTTCAAGAGAACTTTACTTAATAAAACAAGAGAAGAAAAGAAGAAGATTGGTGAAATCTATTTAGGAATTCACCGGAACTTAAAGGTTTTACGCATAGTGATCTAAAAGCAATAATAAAATGTCAAACCAGTTTTATACATGCGGGAAATTAACGTTCTAAAAGTCCCATTTGCAGTCTCTTAGAGAAGTTTCGTTAATTCCACCTTTTTTTAGACACTTTGAGTCTACAAAACCTATTATTGAAAAAGGACATATCTTGGTGGGACCAGACCTTTTAATCTAAGGGATACAAGAATTTGCCCTCTGTGATGGGTTATATGATCAGCAAGTAATAAGAAAATCTGCCTCTTTGTCCTTTTCAATCCAAAATAATCTAGCTCGTCATCAAATTGAGTAATGTCAAACTGTTCGATAAACCTAATGGTTTCATCAAATGTTTCATCAATTACCCTAATGATTTCCTTTTTGGATTTATTGGATACTTTATACCTTATGTCCGTATTCCAGTCTCTAGATTTTCTTCCACCCAATAATGATTGACTATGCCAATCCATAGCATATCCTATATGCATTAAATTTTCAGCAAAGCTCAATGACTCTTGGGATGCTCTAAAATTGTATTTGTCCTCTGGCATTATTTCCGCTACCTCAATTAGATATTTCCTAGAATTCTCGAATCGCTCTAGATACTCTTTGATAAAGTCATTCTGTTGTGCAAACAAAGGTGATTCAGCCGAACCGAATATCATAATTATGATGAAGATGAGCGTTTGTCTCATTACTTTTAGTCTTTAAATATGAAAGCGCAAATAAACTGAAAAAGCAATCAAGTAGATAGAGCTGTGGGTCTGATAAAGGTACTAGTACCTAATATATCAAAAAAGACTATTACCCTCTAAAAATAATTTCTACTTTCAATATGAAAATAAATAGTTCAAAATAAACAATGAATAGAAGTAGCTCCTTATCTAGAAGAATAAAGGAAGTTTTGCTTGATGGTCATTGGGTTGCAAATACAAATTTTAAGAACTTGATTCAAGGAGTTACTTGGATTCAAGCTTCTGAAAAAACAATGACCCTTAATAGCATCGCCGAAATAACCTTTCATATCAACTATTACTTGAGCGGAATTCTTAACGTATTTAAAGGTGGAAAACTCGAAATAAGGGATAAATATAGTTTTGATTTAACACCAATTAATTCCGAAGCTGATTGGAATAGGCTTGTTGAAGATTTTATTTCTAACTCCAATGATTTCGTTCTTCATGTGAAAGCAATGTCAGATGAAAAGCTCGATTCCACGTTTGTTGATGAAAATTACGGAACATATCAAAGAAATATTGAAGGTGTCATTGAACACAGCTACTATCACCTAGGGCAAATTGTTTTAATCAAGAAAATCATTGCCAATTAATCGGGTAACCCAACGGTAAAGTTCAAATAAAGGATGATAAATAATCTCAATAAAATAAATCAAAACTTGTACACAGTAGGCCAAATAGAGGTATATGCCCTAAAAAGTGCAGTTTATAAACAAGTTAGATGTAAGCCGGAAAATTAATATGAGCAAGCAAAAACTGATTAAAAGACTAAAAAGTTATTATCCTATGGAAAGATTTCATGCTTTTGTAACTTTCCCAGCGATATTAGTTTATCTAATCCTTAATAACTCATTTGTAGATATACTTTTTCTATTGTATGGAATTTTAGTTTGTACAATAATACTAATTCAAGGTCAACACTATTGGAAGTTAAAGTTATATAGATTAATGAACAAGCCCTTCAGTCAAGAAAAAAATCTAAATATTTTCAGGAATTCTAAAAAAATAAATTTGATATTAATTGGTCTGATTCCAATAATACTTGCAATTCAATTATATCAAAATGACTGGGGGACTATACCTGAAAACTTCATTTTATGGGGAATGTTAGCCAATTTTTTCGCAATTCTTGAGCATACAAACTATTATAACCGTCAGTTAATGATTGACAATTCAGCTGATTTAGAATATTTAAAGCGGAATAAAAGATTAAAAATTGCAAGTTTAGCTAAAGACCTAAAAGAGAATGAACTATAAAGCCAACACCTAACATATAGTGGCTATAACTCATTAGGTTTTGTACTACACCAAAACAATGCTGAGACCGTTACCAAAGTTCAAATAAGGGATAAGTACTATTGTCCTTGGGAAAAACCCATGTATTCACAGAGCCACAGCCTAGGTTCACAGATTAAAATTTTTATGCATTGAGATGAAGTGGATTTTTGGCCTCTAAAGTCTGCTTATGCTCCGTTATTTTTCCATTGTGTTGTTTTGTAGTATCTGTTCTTTTTCTTTTTCGCAAGAAATACAGGTGTTCCACGGTGTAATCAAAGATGTGGAAACCGGAGTTAATATCCCTTTTGCAACAGTAGCCTTGTTCAATGGACAAGTATTGACTGATGGTACTTCAACTGACGAAAGTGGACGTTTTTCCATTCGAACGGATAAAAAAATCACTCATATTGTGGTTAGCTTCATTGGGTATGAAATCAAAACGATAATCTTATCTAACCTAAAAGACACCAACGACCTGCAGATTGGCCTTCAACCATCAAATGTGGTATTGAACGAAGTTGTGGTGCAGGCCGAGCAAACGACCACAACTTTGAAAATAGATAGGAAAGTGATCAATTTGGGAGCCGACCTGCAACAAGCGGGCGCGACCGTATTGGAAGCTTTTGACCAAATTGCCGAGATACAGACCGACTTGGGAACAGGCACACTATCACTTCGCGGAAGCAGTAATGTACGTTTACTCGTCAATGGAAAACCTTCTGGACTCAGCCCCGGCGAACTGCTGGACCAATTGCCAGCTGCATCTGTACAAAAGGTCGAAATCATCACTTCACCGTCCGCCAAAAATCAGGCCGACGGCCTATCGGGTATTATCAACATCATTTTAAAAAAGAAAAGGGCAAAAGGGCTTAACCTCAACCTCAACTCTGGCGTGGGAACCAAACGTTATAATTATGGCGTTGAAGGCAACTACAACCACACATCAGTCAATTTTAGGTGGATAGCCTCCCAGGCTGGACGCCAAATGGATAGCGAACAGACCATTGCCCAACGCTATACCAATGGGGATACCCGTAATTTTTTTGCCCCCCATGATTTTAACGGATTGGTACGCAAAATTTCCATGGGTCTAGATTTTTTTATAGACGATAACAACGAACTTTCCTTTGGGTTTGATTACACCAACGATTATCACAGTTTTTTTAACAATACTTTCTACTCTAATGTTACAAACAGAGAAGATTTTGTCTATACCCGTAATTCGTCGCACACCCATCTAACCACCGAACTCAACGCCAACTACCTAAAAAAGTTTGCCAAAGAGGGTCATTTAATAGAAATGGACTACTACATTGCAATGAACGAAAATCTATTGCCCGCTTCAGACTTTGAAGAAGAGGTGTTCTTATTTGAGGAAGAACAACGGAACAAAAATACTCTGCAGCAATTCGCCCTGGACCATACTTTACCCTTGAACGAAAGAGTGACCATGGAAACAGGAATGTTGTGGAATGACCGAAAATTGGAAAGCTTTAACTATTTCCAACTTAACGAAGGTATAGGTGAAAACGAGGTGTTCGATTACAAAGAACAGATATTTGGTGTTTATGGAATGGCTTCGTTGCAATTTGGTGATTTTAATACACAAGCCGGATTGCGGTATGAATACTTTACTTCAAATTCAACCAACACCCTCAATAACGAGACCACAGATTTGGTTTTCAGAAACCTCTATCCTTCACTACACTTTTCATACACACTAAACGAGGAACATACTACCAGCCTTGGCTATAGTAAAAGGGTCTCTAGGCCCAATTTTCACCATATCAATCCCTTTCAGATGGGCAACCAATACTTTCAATGGGAGGCCAATCCAGGGCTCAAACCAGAGTTCAGCGATAATTTTGAAATGAACGTTCAGTACAACAGCAAAGCACTTACTTGGTCTCTGTCCGCCTTCTATAGAAACCGTACCGATGTCATCGTTTGGTTGCAAGAAATCGATACCGAAGGCGTACAGACAATAAGCTTTGACAATCTTGGTAGAAAGCGGTCCTACGGTTTTGAAGGGGATTTGCGTTACACTTTAAAACCTTATTGGAACGCCCAATTGTCCGGGAACTATTACTACACTAAAGTAGAGCAACAAACACAGATTACCTTTGACGACCTTTATGCATCTAGTATCATCTTTAAAAACACTTTTAAGATCTCCAAGAACATCAGTACTGACATTACTTACAGGCATACCCCAAAAAACCAGAACGAGTTTCGGTTCATAGAACCTAGAAATCGATGGGATTGGGCCGTACGGGCCAAGCTTTTGGAAAATAGGCTTGTGGCCAATCTTCGGATTATTGACGTACTCGACAACAATTTGCGGAAAGGAACCCTGATTACAGAGCAGATCACCCAAAATGAGTTATGGAGGTTTCAATCCCAGACCTTTGGGGTGCTTTTCAGCCTTAACTATAAGCTCTTTCAAAACCAAGGAAAGGTCAGAAACAGAAAACAAAGAAATTATGACCATGCTGGGGCTAGGGATTGATTATTTATTTAAAACAGAAACTATGAAAAATAGCACAAAGATTACTTTGTTAGCGTTGCTTGGCGCGATGTTGTCCAGTTGTGGACAGACCTCTTCAAAAGAAGTACAAATAACACCGGAAGAACTCGCTACTTGGCAAACCTTTGATAAGGGCAAAACTACAATCATTGGCAATGAACTTATCGTCGAGGAAATTGAGGGGTCTAACGGATACTTTATGATCAGTCCCAAACTTTTTGAGAAAGATTTCATCCTAAATTATAAAGTGAAGGCATTGTCAGAATCCACAGTGCTCATTAATCTGTTTTCAGTCACCCAAGAAGGAGGTGGCGAAGTTTTTGCACTTCCTGCCAAAACAGCTACTCCACAAGAGGTCTGGCAATGGCGCACCCAAATGAAGCATTATAATCTTACCTTCAACAATCGTTCACACGGTATCAAGCCCTTCTTTTTTAAAAACAACTCCCCCTACTCCCGTGGGTTTTATCAAAACCTCCCTGAAAACGTCATGGAAGTGGGCCACTGGTATGCTGTCGAAATTGGAAAGAAAGCGAACCGACTTTGGTTCAAACTGAACGATACCACTTATTTCGATATCGAAGATTGTAATCCATTTGCAGGAGGGCGTCTCATTTTTAGGATTAGCGGCACCACAGGCGAAAATGTCATCTTTGCAAAAGCCGCCTATAAAGATATTGTGATTTCATACGAATAGCCCGTAACTTACCAACATGGAAAGTCGAAACATATACCAGAAGTTCCTACGGGTAGAGCCTTGGCTGCATATTTTTCTATGGTTGATAGTACTGTTTTATCCGTACCTGAAATATTCGGAAAGAGAGGGTGGGTATATGATGTCCTTTGCGCATGAACTCAATTCCCTGTTTTTTAAAATGACCATTTCGTACTTTCTTTTTTTTTGGTTTTTTCCAAAAATGAATAAAAGGAAATATCTGCCATGCGCCGTATTGGCCTTAATGGCCAATACCGTTGCTTATGAATTCGCTGACCGTTATTTTCATCCAAAGGACACCCACTTTTGGCAGCATTTTTTCACCGATTTGTTAACGTACCTCAGTTTTAGCGTTGTCTTTTTTGCGCTGTATTCGGTCAAGAATATTTACCAGCAACAAATGCAGTTGGATACCCTTTCGCGTGGTAAAAAACAAGCTGAGATAAGTGCCCTGAAGGCACAGATAAATCCGCATTTTCTGTTTAATACCTTGAACACCATTTATGCCAATGCCTTAAAAAATGATGACAAGACTCCGGAGCTCATTCTAAAACTGTCCAATGGATTTCGATATCTTTTTCACGAAGGACAACAAGACAGGGTCTCTTTGAAGCAAGAATTGCAACATCTAACGGAATATATTCAGCTACAACAAGAACGGTTGGCCGATAAGGTCAACGTACAGTTTTCGACTGCCATTAACGACCCAGAAGTTGAAATAGCTCCCTTGCTTTTAATTCCTTTTGTAGAAAATGCTTTTAAATATACCAGTGTGTTAAAGGGCAAAAAGCACCCCATTACTATTAGAATGACCGGTGATGGCCATGATTTTTTATTTTCATGTACCAATCCTTTCGATAACAAGTCCAATATTGACCCCAGTTGGTCAGAAAGCGGTATTGGTATCGTCAATGTAAAAGAGCGATTGCATCTCTTGTACCCTGAAAAACATGATTTAAGGGTTACGGAGGAGGACCATAGTTTTCATATCAACCTATCCATTGTACTATGAGGTGTATCATACTTGAAGACGAAATAGCAGCACAGGAAATTTTGGAAGGTTTCCTTCAAAAGACGCCTTTCACGACCCATTTGGGTACTTATGAAAGCGGATTGGATATTCCTCCCGAAGAAATTCAATCTGCAGATGTCCTTTTCTTGGATGTTCAATTACCCTAGCTGAATGGGCTACAGTTTGTAAAGACCCTTGCTCATCCGCCCAAAATTATCGTAACCACAGCCTTTACCGATTACGCTGTTGAGGCATTTGAGGAAGCAGTAGTCGATTACTTAGTTAAGCCCTTTTCGTACGAGCGGTTCTTTAAGGCAGTAACGCGGATCAGAACGCGACTTTTAAAGCAGGAAAACAAAAAGAACCAGCAATTGTTCCTCTATGCAAATAAGACCATTTATTCCATTGTAGCACAGGACATTTTATACATCAAAGCTGAAGTGGATTATGTGAATATTGTTACCTCAGAAAGGGAAATCTTGATTTTGGATAGCCTTCGCCACTGGAACGAGAAACTTGAAGATTTAGGTTTTGTTCAGATACACCGCTCGTATCTCATAAACATGCAACATATCTCCAAAGTTTACGGTAATCAGGTTTTTATTGGTGATGTGACACTGCCCATAGGGAAGACATTCAAAGAAGAATTTTTGGCGAGGATGCATTGATCATCTCAAATTAGTGAATAATATTGTTTGACTTTTCTGGAGTTGGGAAATGGTGTATTTTAAAAACCATTTGCAAAGTTTAGATAAACGATTGAAAAACACTTTTTTGTTTCAGATGAAATTTTATAAATAACACAAGACATTCAATGTTAAATACATTTAGAAAAAAAAAGAACAATATGCTGACGTTGACGATGCGCATTGGGAGGATATTGAAAAAAAAAGTAAAGAGTGATATCTGGGCGCATTATTATTATTTAGTCTGGTGCTATTTTTTGTTACATTTAGAAAGACACAAAAACCTCCCATGAACACTAACAGCTGGAATTTCCGTTTCTTCGCATCTTACTTTCTGAAACGAAAACTACCTTTATTGCTCTTGTTTTTTTCTTTAACAACAGTAGCCCAAACCAATAAAACGTACCGAATAGGTATTCTTGTTGACAAAATAAACCCAGAGCTATCACCATTGCTCGAAGATTTAAAATCAGAAATAGTTGCGGTAGTGGGAGAAGATGCTGACATACAGTTTCCTCAAGAAAACATTTTGATCAATAATTTCAATCTGACCCTGGCACAACAAAACTATAACGAACTTTTATCCAATGACACTGATATCATACTCGCTTTTGGTATAATCAATAATCAAATCATTAGCCCTATCAAGACGCATCAAAAGCCAACCATTTTGTTCGGGGCTGTAAACAGAGACCTTCATAAGCTCGATTTGACCAATGCAACCTCAGGTATTGAAAACTTTACATATTTGGTAGAGTCGGAATCTTATCAGGAGGATTTGAAAAAATTCAAGGAGCTTACCAATTTTGAAAACGTAGGAATAGTTATAGATGCTCCATTTTTGGAAATTTTGCCGCTTAAGGAGACTTTTGATAGGGAAATTGCTGCTCTCGATTCTGAGTATAAATTGATTCCATTTACCACGGTTCAGGATATTACTTCAAACTTAGATGATATTGATGCTGTATATATTGCAGGAGGGTTTTTCTTAAGTAGGGAAGAGAAAAAGCAATTGGCAGAGTATTTTATTGAAGCCAAGCTTCCCTCTTTTACAGTGAACGGTACTGAAGATGTAATAAATGGTATACTGGCAACATATCAGTCTGATGATAATCTTGATCAATTTTTTAGGCGTATAGCTCTGTCCATTGAAGCCTATGTTTCCGGCACACCCTTATCTGAACTTTCTGTTTACATTGACTACACGCCAAGATTGACCATGAACTACAATACAGCAGAAATTATTGGAGTGCCAATCAAATATAGCCTGGTAGGGCAAACAGATTTTGTTGGAGAGTTCAAAAACGTAGTTTCAGAAAAAGATTATGACCTTTTAACAGCAATCAACGATGCTCTGGATAACAACCTATCCCTAGGGTCCAATAAAAAAGATGTTGAACTGGCATTGCAGGATATAAAAACGGCCAATAGTAATTATCTGCCCAGTTTGACCGCTGCAGGTACGGCCACATACGTTGACCCGGACGCCGCGGAATTAAGTGCAGGTCAAAATCCAGAATTCTCCACAGTAGGGAGTATAACTTTAAACCAAACTTTGTTTTCTGAAGCGGCCAATGCGAACATTTCTATACAAAAGAACCTTCAAAAAGCCCAAGAGGCAAATTTTAACGCAGCAGAACTGGATTTGATTTTTGACGTTTCAAACGCTTATTTCAATGCCCTTATTTTAAAGGTCAATACACAGATTCAATCCAGAAATGTGGACTTAACCAAACGAAACCTGGAAATTGCAAAGCAGAATTTTGAAGCCGGTCAATCAGGAAAGTCAGATATGCTTCGATTTCGAAGTGAAATGGCACAAAACACCCAATCCATGATAGAAGCTGTGAATCAATTGGAACAAGGTTTTTTGGTGCTTAACCAACTACTGAACAATCCGGTGGACTTTGAAATAGATGTAGAAGACGTAGAGTTCAATGAAGGTATTTTTAAACAGTACAATTACGAAGAGTTTTTTGAGCTGTTGGACAATCCAACATTGAGGGAACCATTTATCGATTTCCTAATAGAAGAAGCCAATAAGAATTCTCCTGAGCTACAGTCGTTGAACTATAATCTTCTTGCTACTGAGCGGAACATAAAACTCAATGGTTATGGTAGATT is a genomic window of Flagellimonas sp. CMM7 containing:
- a CDS encoding cytosine permease, whose amino-acid sequence is MENTSQNSKENTDSALRPIPKNERQPWYVPAFIFGGLEFCIPVLLVGGILIGSFSLIEIIGILLIGLVFFQWIGNAIQGYIGAKTGLTSSALAALSFGKEQSRIIVGIVILVLTLGWWAIQTSVAADAFSALLGINKNENLFLYILSTTIIGLLFAIPSILGYASIKWVDYIAIPAGLLLVTVALYLSFNNLGWEKISTWNPEGSMSFIEAINLVISINVAQWLIAPDYTRFAKPTWKDNILIPLGIIIVGFPLFIVGGIMSIGTGNSDIVQVMQELGFPAWGFVVLWVATWTSQLVSNYTGGLVLCNMFNLNDGKSRKILTLVFALVGILLALLGIMNQFVNFLYATALIIPVIAGVIMSHYFFIDKTMVTSKKSWNLLATISIIIGLLVGYLTQYVYPIGIPAVLSLIVSGALYLLLNNLLNTKIDDKNI
- a CDS encoding proline dehydrogenase family protein; amino-acid sequence: MTKIFDNTEIALALKSDSDLDRALFLFELIKKEPLVKIGAAVTKFALKANLPVEKLIRSTVFDHFCGGINEKDCLTVINKMHTKNVHAVLDYSAEGKEEEKQFDYAVQKTLKTLEHAKENSAIPFVVFKPTGFGRFKIYQKLTEGDSLDESEKDEWMTIKERFNVVCSKAFEYNIPVLIDAEESWMQSAADELVEEMMQKYNDEQVIVFNTLQAYRWDRLDYLKNLHQKAKTRGFKIGMKLVRGAYMEKERERALSNGYKDPICIDKNATDMLYNEALKYMLSNLNDIALFAGTHNEDSSYLLMDMMKEKALSENDKRIWFGQLYGMSDHISYNLSDNGYNVAKYLPFGPVKDVMPYLIRRAEENTSVAGQTSRELYLIKQEKKRRRLVKSI
- a CDS encoding DinB family protein, whose translation is MRQTLIFIIIMIFGSAESPLFAQQNDFIKEYLERFENSRKYLIEVAEIMPEDKYNFRASQESLSFAENLMHIGYAMDWHSQSLLGGRKSRDWNTDIRYKVSNKSKKEIIRVIDETFDETIRFIEQFDITQFDDELDYFGLKRTKRQIFLLLADHITHHRGQILVSLRLKGLVPPRYVLFQ
- a CDS encoding DinB family protein, with protein sequence MNRSSSLSRRIKEVLLDGHWVANTNFKNLIQGVTWIQASEKTMTLNSIAEITFHINYYLSGILNVFKGGKLEIRDKYSFDLTPINSEADWNRLVEDFISNSNDFVLHVKAMSDEKLDSTFVDENYGTYQRNIEGVIEHSYYHLGQIVLIKKIIAN
- a CDS encoding outer membrane beta-barrel family protein; translated protein: MLRYFSIVLFCSICSFSFSQEIQVFHGVIKDVETGVNIPFATVALFNGQVLTDGTSTDESGRFSIRTDKKITHIVVSFIGYEIKTIILSNLKDTNDLQIGLQPSNVVLNEVVVQAEQTTTTLKIDRKVINLGADLQQAGATVLEAFDQIAEIQTDLGTGTLSLRGSSNVRLLVNGKPSGLSPGELLDQLPAASVQKVEIITSPSAKNQADGLSGIINIILKKKRAKGLNLNLNSGVGTKRYNYGVEGNYNHTSVNFRWIASQAGRQMDSEQTIAQRYTNGDTRNFFAPHDFNGLVRKISMGLDFFIDDNNELSFGFDYTNDYHSFFNNTFYSNVTNREDFVYTRNSSHTHLTTELNANYLKKFAKEGHLIEMDYYIAMNENLLPASDFEEEVFLFEEEQRNKNTLQQFALDHTLPLNERVTMETGMLWNDRKLESFNYFQLNEGIGENEVFDYKEQIFGVYGMASLQFGDFNTQAGLRYEYFTSNSTNTLNNETTDLVFRNLYPSLHFSYTLNEEHTTSLGYSKRVSRPNFHHINPFQMGNQYFQWEANPGLKPEFSDNFEMNVQYNSKALTWSLSAFYRNRTDVIVWLQEIDTEGVQTISFDNLGRKRSYGFEGDLRYTLKPYWNAQLSGNYYYTKVEQQTQITFDDLYASSIIFKNTFKISKNISTDITYRHTPKNQNEFRFIEPRNRWDWAVRAKLLENRLVANLRIIDVLDNNLRKGTLITEQITQNELWRFQSQTFGVLFSLNYKLFQNQGKVRNRKQRNYDHAGARD
- a CDS encoding sensor histidine kinase — protein: MNKRKYLPCAVLALMANTVAYEFADRYFHPKDTHFWQHFFTDLLTYLSFSVVFFALYSVKNIYQQQMQLDTLSRGKKQAEISALKAQINPHFLFNTLNTIYANALKNDDKTPELILKLSNGFRYLFHEGQQDRVSLKQELQHLTEYIQLQQERLADKVNVQFSTAINDPEVEIAPLLLIPFVENAFKYTSVLKGKKHPITIRMTGDGHDFLFSCTNPFDNKSNIDPSWSESGIGIVNVKERLHLLYPEKHDLRVTEEDHSFHINLSIVL
- a CDS encoding LytTR family DNA-binding domain-containing protein — protein: MFLYANKTIYSIVAQDILYIKAEVDYVNIVTSEREILILDSLRHWNEKLEDLGFVQIHRSYLINMQHISKVYGNQVFIGDVTLPIGKTFKEEFLARMH
- a CDS encoding TolC family protein — translated: MNTNSWNFRFFASYFLKRKLPLLLLFFSLTTVAQTNKTYRIGILVDKINPELSPLLEDLKSEIVAVVGEDADIQFPQENILINNFNLTLAQQNYNELLSNDTDIILAFGIINNQIISPIKTHQKPTILFGAVNRDLHKLDLTNATSGIENFTYLVESESYQEDLKKFKELTNFENVGIVIDAPFLEILPLKETFDREIAALDSEYKLIPFTTVQDITSNLDDIDAVYIAGGFFLSREEKKQLAEYFIEAKLPSFTVNGTEDVINGILATYQSDDNLDQFFRRIALSIEAYVSGTPLSELSVYIDYTPRLTMNYNTAEIIGVPIKYSLVGQTDFVGEFKNVVSEKDYDLLTAINDALDNNLSLGSNKKDVELALQDIKTANSNYLPSLTAAGTATYVDPDAAELSAGQNPEFSTVGSITLNQTLFSEAANANISIQKNLQKAQEANFNAAELDLIFDVSNAYFNALILKVNTQIQSRNVDLTKRNLEIAKQNFEAGQSGKSDMLRFRSEMAQNTQSMIEAVNQLEQGFLVLNQLLNNPVDFEIDVEDVEFNEGIFKQYNYEEFFELLDNPTLREPFIDFLIEEANKNSPELQSLNYNLLATERNIKLNGYGRFLPTLALQGQYSSTFNRSGAGSTPSQGVALVDNTYNAGLNLSIPIVNQNLSNINRQTAIIQKEQLEINKNNVALGIEVNIRNSIYNLINQVSNIQLSRISEETAQEALELTQASYSSGAVNIVQLLDAQNNFLNAQLARANATYNYLINSLQVERFLGTYFLLNSEEKNNEFRQRFFEYLNTRN